A region of the Streptomyces sp. NBC_00442 genome:
GGGCCAGCGCTCGCCGAGCAGGGACAGGGCGAGGTAGTCGGGCCGGAAGTCGTGGCCCCACTGGGCGACGCAGTGCGCCTCGTCGATCGCGAAGACGGAGATCTTGGCGCGGGAGAGCAGGTCGAGAGTGGCCTCCACGCGCAGCCGCTCGGGCGCGAGGTAGAGCAGGTCGAGCTCGCCGGCGAGGAGCTCGGCCTCGACGGTGCGGCGCTCGTCGAAGTCCTGCGTGGAGTTGATGAATCCGGCGCGCACGCCGAGCGCCCGCAGGGCGTCCACCTGGTCCTGCATCAGGGCGATGAGCGGGGAGACCACGACGCCGGTGCCGGGCCTGACCAGCGCGGGGATCTGGTAGCAGAGCGACTTGCCGCCGCCGGTGGGCATGAGGACGAGGGCGTCGCCGCCGGCCACGACGTGCTCGATGACGTCGCCCTGCGCGCCGCGGAAGGCGTCATAGCCGAAGACTCTGTGCAGTGTCGCCAGGGCCTCGCTCTCGGCGCCCATCGTCTGCGTTCCGCCGGTTGCGCTCATCGCTCTGTCCCCCGTACTGGTCCGTCGGCTGCCTCACCCTTCACGCAAGCAACGATAGGCGCCCCCACCGACATCCCACGAAGTTGTCCACAACCCCCGGGGCGGGGACACAAAAGGGCCCCGGCGCCACCCACCCGCGCCGAGGCCCCCTCGCGACAACCCGCTACCGGACGAACACGCTCGCATGGTGCGCCAGGTCGAGGAAGTACTGCGGCGCCACACCGAGCACCAGCGTCACGGCCACCCCCACCCCGATCGTCGTCATCGTGAGCGGCGACGGCACCGCCACCGTCGGCCCGTCCGCCTTCGGCTCGCTGAAGAACATCAGGACGATCACCCGGATGTAGAAGAACGCCGCGACGGCGGAGGAGATCACACCGACCACGACCAGCGCGCCCGCGCCTCCCTCCGCCGCCGCCTTGAACACGGCGAACTTTCCGGAGAACCCGGAGGTCAGCGGGATGCCCGCGAAGGCGAGCAGGAAGACCGCGAAGACCGCCGCCACCAGCGGCGAGCGACGGCCGAGGCCGGCCCACTTGGAGAGGTGCGTCGCCTCGCCGCCCGCGTCCCGCACCAGCGTGACGACCGCGAACGCGCCGATCGTCACGAAGGAGTACGCCCCCAGGTAGAAGAGGACCGAGGAGATGCCGTCCGCGTTGGTGGCGATGACACCGGCCAGGATGAACCCGGCGTGCGCGATCGAGGAGTACGCGAGGAGCCGCTTGATGTCGGTCTGGGTGATCGCGACGACCGCGCCGCCCAGCATCGTGATGATCGCGACGCCCCACATGACCGGCCGCCAGTCCCAGCTCATGCCGGGCAGCACCACGTACAGGAGGCGGAGCAGCGCGCCGAAGGCCGCGACCTTGGTGGCCGCCGCCATGAAGCCCGTGACCGGGGTGGGCGCGCCCTGGTAGACGTCCGGGGTCCACATGTGGAACGGCACCGCGCCGACCTTGAACAGCAGGCCCATCAGGAGCATCGCGCCACCGATGAGCAGCAGCGCGTCGTTGCCCATGGTGCCGGCGAGCGCGGGGTCGACGTTCTGGACCGAGCCGCTGACGACGTCGGCGATCGTGGCGTACGAGACGGAGCCCGCGTAGCCGTACAGGAGCGCGATGCCGAAGAGCAGGAAGGCCGAGGAGAACGCGCCGAGCAGGAAGTACTTGACCGCCGCTTCCTGCGACATGAGCCGCTTGCGCCGGGCAAGCGCGCACAGCAGGTAGAGCGGGAGGGAGAAGACTTCCAGGGCCACGAACAGGGTCAGCAGGTCGTTCGCCGCCGGAAAGACCAGCATCCCGGAGACGGCGAACAGGGCGAGCGGGAAGACCTCGGTCGTGGTGAACCCGGCCTTGAGCGCGGACTTCTCGCTGTCGCTGCCGGGCACGGACGCCGCCTGGGCGGCGAACGAGTCGACCCTGTTGCCGTGGGTCTCCGGGTCGAGGCGGCGCTCGGCGAAGGTGAAGACCGCGACGATGGAGGCGAGCAGGATCGTGCCCTGGAGGAACAGCGCGGGGCCGTCGACCGCGACCGCGCCCATGGCCGCGATGTGTGCCTTGGTGGTGCCGTAGCCGCCGGCCGCGAGGCCGACCACCGCCGCGAAGGCGGCGGCGAGCGCGACCACCGAGAGGAACACCTGCGTGACGTAGCGGGCGCGGCGCGGGACGAAGGCCTCCACGAGGACGCCGATGACCGCCGCGCCCACCACGATCAGCGTGGGCGCGAGCTGCGCGTACTCGATGTGCGGCGCGGGGATCTTGTCCAGCTTTCCCTCGGCCGCCGTGGTCCACAGGCTGTGGACAGCTGATGAGCTCACTTGGCCGCCTCCACCGCAGGGTTGGGGTCCTTCTTGTGTACGTCCGACATCGTGTGCCGCACCGCCGGGTTGACGATGTCCGTCAGCGGCTTCGGGTAGACACCGAGGAAGATCAGCAGCGCGATCAGCGGGGCGACCACGAGCAGCTCGCGGACCTTGAGGTCGGGCATGCCCTGGACCTCCGCCTTGACCGGTCCCGTCATCGTCCGCTGGTAGAGGACGAGGACGTAGAGCGCGGCAAGGACGATGCCGAGGGTCGCGACCACGCCGGCCACCGGATAGCGGCTGAACGTGCCGACCAGGACCAGGAATTCACTCACGAACGGAGCGAGGCCCGGCAGGGACAGGGTGGCGAGACCGCCGATCAGGAACGTACCGGCGAGCACCGGCGCGACCTTCTGGACGCCGCCGTAGTCCGAGATGAGGCGGGAGCCACGGCGCGAGATCAGGAAGCCGGCCACCAGCATCAGGGCGGCCGTCGAGATCCCGTGGTTGACCATGTAGAGCGTGGCGCCGGACTGGCCCTGGCTGGTCATCGCGAAGATGCCCATGACGATGAAGCCGAAGTGCGAGATCGACGCGTACGCCACCAGGCGCTTGATGTCGCGCTGGCCGACCGCGAGCAGCGCCCCGTAGATGATGCTGATCACGGCGAGCACCACGATCACCGGCGTCGCCCACTTGCTGGCCTCCGGGAAGAGCTGGAGGCAGAAGCGCAGCATCGCGAAGGTGCCGACCTTGTCGACGACCGCGGTGATCAGGACGGCGACCGGCGCGGTGGCCTCGCCCATCGCGTTGGGCAGCCAGGTGTGCAGCGGCCACAGCGGGGCCTTCACCGCGAAGGCGAAGAAGAAGCCGAGGAACAGCAGGCGTTCGGTGTTGGTCGCCATGTGGAGCGAGCCGCTCGCGCGGGCCGCGGCGATCTCGTTCAGCGAGAACGAGCCGGCCACCACGTACAGACCGATGACGGCGGCCAGCATGATGAGCCCGCCGACCAGGTTGTAGAGCAGGAACTTGACGGCCGCGTAGGAGCGTTGGGTCGCCGCAGCCTCGTCGCCCTGTGCGTGGGCCCGGTCGCCGAAACCGCCGATGAGGAAGTACATCGGGATGAGCATGGCTTCGAACAGGATGTAGAAGAGGAAGACGTCGGTGGCCTCGAAGGAGAGCACCACCATCGCCTCGACGGCGAGGATCAGGGCGAAGAAGCCCTGGGTGGGCCGCCAGCGACTGCTGTGGGTCTCCAGGGGGTCGGCGTCGTGCCAGCCGGCCGCGATGATGAACGGGATGAGCAGCGCGGTGAGCCCGATGAGGGCGACCCCGATGCCGTCGACGCCCAGTTCGTAGCGGACTCCGAAGTCCTTGATCCAGGCGTGGGATTCGGTCAACTGGTAGCGGGCGCCGCCCGGTTCGAAGCGGACGAGCTGGATCGCGGCGAGCACCAGGGTGCCGACCGAGACCAGGAGCGCCAGCCACTTGGCGGCGGTGCGCCGTGCCGCCGGGACGGCCGCGGTGGCGACGGCGCCGAGCGCCGGGAGGGCGGCCGTGGCGGTGAGGAGGGGGAAGGACATTGCGTTACACCGCCCTCATCAGCAGAGTCGCGGCGATGATCACCACAGCACCTCCGAACATCGAGACCGCGTAGCTGCGGGCGAAGCCGTTCTGCAGCTTGCGCAGGCGGCCGGAGAGCCCGCCGACCGAGGCGGCGGTTCCATTGACGACTCCGTCGACCAGGCTGTGGTCGAGGTAGACGAGCGAGCGGGTGAGGTGTTCGCCACCGCGGACCAGGACCACGTGGTTGAAGTCGTCCTGGAACAGGTCGCGGCGGGCGGCCCGGGTGAGCAGCGAGCCGCGCGGGGCGACGGCCGGCACGGGCTTGCGGCCGTACTGGGCGACCGCGAGGCCCACGCCGATCAGCAGGCAGACCATGGTGGCCGCGGTGACCGTCCACTCCCCCACCGGCGAGTCGCCGTGGCTGAAGGAGGTGACCGGCTCCAGCCACTTCACGAAGCGGTCGCCGATGCCGAAGATGCCGCCGGCGAAGACCGATCCGAAGGCGAGGACGATCATGGGGATCGTCATGGTCTTCGGGGACTCGTGCGGATGCGGTTCGGCGTGGGCGCCGTGCGTCTCGGCGGCGGGCTCCACGCCCGGCTCGGCCGGCGATGCGGTCTTCGCGTTCTTCCAGCGCTCCTCGCCGAAGAAGGTCAGCACCATCACACGCGTCATGTAGTACGCGGTGATCGCGGCGCCGAGCAGGGTGACCGCGCCGAGGATCCAGCCCTCGGTGCCGCCCTTGGCGAACGCCGCCTCGATGATCTTGTCCTTGGAGAAGAATCCCGAGAGACCCGGGAAGCCGATGATCGCCAGGTAGCCGAGGCCGAAGGTGACGAAGGTGACCGGCATGTACTTCCGCAGGCCCCCGTACTTGCGCATGTCGACCTCGTCGTTCATGCCGTGCATGACCGAGCCGGCGCCGAGGAAGAGCCCGGCCTTGAAGAAGCCGTGCGTCACCAGGTGCATGATCGCGAAGACGTAGCCGATCGGGCCGAGGCCGGTGGCCAGGACCATGTAGCCGATCTGCGACATCGTCGAACCCGCGAGGGCCTTCTTGATGTCGTCCTTCGCGCAACCGACGATCGCACCGAACAGGAGCGTGACCGCGCCGATGACCACGACGACCGTCTGGACGTCGGGCACCGCGTTGAAGACCGCGCCGGAGCGGGTGATCAGGTAGACGCCCGCGGTCACCATGGTCGCCGCGTGGATGAGGGCCGAGACCGGGGTCGGGCCCTCCATCGCGTCACCGAGCCAGGACTGGAGCGGGACCTGCGCCGACTTGCCGCAGGCCGCGAGCAGCAGCATCAGGCCGATCGCGGTGTCTCGGCCCGAGCTCGCCTGGCCGGCCCCGCCGAGGACGGTGGAGAAGGCGAAGGAGCCGAACGTCGTGAACATCACCATGATGGCGATGGATAGCCCCATGTCGCCGACCCGGTTGACCAGGAAGGCCTTCTTCGCGGCGGTCGCCGCGCTGGGCTTGTGCTGCCAGAAGCCGATGAGCAGGTAGGACGCGAGGCCCACGCCTTCCCAGCCGACGTACAGCAGAAGGTAGTTGTCGGCGAGGACCAGGAGCAGCATCGCCGCGAGGAACAGGTTCAAGTAGCCGAAGAAGCGCCGGCGGTTCTCGTCGTGCTCCATGTAGCCGATCGAGTAGATGTGGATCAGCGTGCCCACACCGGTGATCAGCAGGACGAAGGTCATCGACAGCTGGTCGAGCTGGAAGCCGACGTTGGCCTGGAAGCCCTCGACAGGGATCCAGCTGAACAGGTGCTGGGTCGCCGTCCGCTTGTCGGCGGCGCGGCCCAGCATGTCGAAGAAGAGCACCGCGCCGATGACGAAGGACGCGGCCGCGAGCAGGGTGCCGATCCAGTGGCCGGCCCGGTCGAGGCGCCGGCCGCCGCACAACAGGACGGCCGCTCCGAGCAGGGGCGCCGCGATGAGCAGCGCGATGAGGTTCTGTGTGTTTCCCACGGTTGCAGCGACCCCTTACAGCTTCATCAGGCTGGCGTCGTCGACCGAGGCCGAGTGGCGGGAACGGAAGAGCGACACGATGATCGCGAGTCCGACCACGACCTCCGCGGCGGCGACGACCATCGTGAAGAACGCGATGATCTGGCCGTCGAGGTTGCCGTGCAGCCGGGAGAAGCAGACGAAGGCGAGGTTGCAGGCGTTGAGCATCAGCTCGACGCACATGAAGACCACGATCGCGTTCCGCCTGATGAGCACCCCGGCGGCGCCGATGGTGAACAACAGGGCTGCCAGATAGAGGTAGTTCACCGGGTTCACTTGGCGGCCTCCTCTTGGTCGCGCCCGAGGTCGTGGTCGCGCCCGGCATCGCTGCCGTGCCCTGAGTCGTTGCCCCGGCCGAGCCGGCCTTCCGAGCGCTGCTCCAGTGCCTTGAGGTCGGCGAGCGCCTCCCTCGACACGTCGCGGATCTGGCCGCGGCCGCGGAGCGTCTGGTTGACGGTGAGCTCGGAGGGGCTGCCGTCGGGAAGCAGGCCCGCGATGTCCACCGCGTTGTGCCGGGCGTAGACGCCGGGGGCGGGCAGCGGGGGCAGGTGCTTGCCGCGTACGCGCTCCTCGGACATCTCGCGCTGGGTCTTGGCGCGCTCGGTGCGCTCCCGGTGGGTGAGCACCATCGCGCCGACCGCCGAGGTGATCAGCAGGGCGCCGGTGATTTCGAAGGCGAAGACGTACTTGGTGAAGATGAGGGTCGCGAGGCCCTCCACGTTGCCGTTGGCGTTGGCCTGGCCGAGCCCGTTGAAGCTCTTCAGGGAGGCGTTGGCGATGCCCGCGATCAGGAGCACCCCGAAGCCGAGCCCGCAGGCCGCGGCCCACCAGCGCTGGCCCTTGATGGTCTCCTTCAGCGAGTCGGCGGCGGTGACGCCGACCAGCATGACGACGAAGAGGAACAGCATCATGATCGCGCCGGTGTAGACGACGATCTGGACGACGCCCAGGAAGTACGCCCCGTTGGCGAGGTAGAACACCGCGAGGATGATCATGGTTCCGGCGAGGCACAGCGCACTGTGCACGGCCTTCTTCATGAGGATCGTGCACAGGGCGCCGATCACGGCGACCGTGCCGAGCACCCAGAACTGGAAGGCCTCGCCGGTGGAGGTGTGCGAGGCCGCCGCGGCGAGCAGCTCGGTGGGCGCGCTCATGCCCCCACCGCCTTGCCGGACGCCGGCTCGTCGTCACCGAAGGTGGAGGCGCCCTCCTGGGGCCGCTCCCCCTTGCTGAGCGCGACCTGGCGGACGGTGCCGGGCGCGGCCTCGGTGACCAGGCCGCGGTAGTAGTCCTGCTCGTCCATCCCCGGGAAGATCGCGTGCGGGCTGTCGACCATGGTGTCGTCGAGGCCGGCGAGGAGCTGTTCCTTGGTGTAGATCAGGTTCTCGCGCGAGGAGTCGGCCAGTTCGAACTCGTTGGTCATCGTGAGCGCCCGGGTGGGGCAGGCCTCGATGCACAGGCCGCACAGGATGCAGCGGGCGTAGTTGATCTGGTAGACGCGGCCGTAGCGTTCGCCCGGCGAGTAGCGCTCCTCTTCCGTGTTGTCGGCGCCCTCCACATAGATGGCGTCGGCGGGACAGGCCCAGGCGCACAGCTCGCAGCCGATGCACTTCTCCAGGCCGTCGGGGTGCCGGTTGAGCTGGTGGCGGCCGTGGAAGCGCGGCGCGGTGACCTTCTGCTGTTCCGGGTACTGCTCGGTCAGCCGCTTCTTGAACATGGCCTTGAAGGTCACGCCGAAGCCGGCCACCGGGTTGAGGAACGTGTCCTGCGACCCCTGCGGCTCCTGTGACTTGTGCGACCCGGCCGGGTTCTTCCCGGCCTTCGCCGGGGCCTTGCTCGAAGACTTGCTCAATGACTTGTCGGATGGCGTGTCAGACACCGTCGCCCTCCCTTCCTTCTCCGTCACTCTGAGTATCCGCCCCACCACTGACAATCAACTCGCGCTCCTGGCGCGGCCGTCGGCGGGGTACGGGCGGAAGGGTCTGACCGGGCAGCGGCGGCACCGGGAATCCCCCGGCCATCGGGTCGAAGGCGGCGGGCGGCGTCTGCGCCTGCTCGTCCTCCTTCTTGCTCCGGAACACGTCCACGACGAAGGAGAGCAGCAGCAGCGCGACGACGGCACCGCCGACGTACAGCACGATCTTCGAGAAGCCGTAGCCCTCGTTGTGCAGCGCCCGTACGGTCGCGACCATCATCAGCCAGACCACGGAGACCGGGATGAGGACCTTCCACCCCAGCTTCATCAGCTGGTCGTAGCGGACCCGGGGCAGCGTGCCGCGCAGCCAGATGAAGAAGAAGAGCAGCAGCTGGACCTTGATGACGAACCAGAGCATCGGCCACCAGCCGTGGTTCGCACCCTCCCAGAACGTGCTGATCGGCCAGGGGGCACGCCAGCCGCCGAGGAAGAGGGTGACCGACACGGCCGAGACGGTGACCATGTTGACGTACTCGGCGAGCATGAACATCGCGAACTTGATGGACGAGTACTCGGTGTTGAACCCGCCGACCAGGTCGCCCTCGGACTCCGGCATGTCGAACGGCGCCCGGTTGGTCTCGCCGACCATCGTGACGATGTAGATGATGAACGAGACCGGCAGCAGCACGATGTACCAGCGGTCGCCCTGCGCCTCCACGATCTTCGAGGTCGACATCGACCCCGAGTAGAGGAACACCGAGGCGAACGCCGCGCCCATCGCGATCTCGTAGGAGATCATCTGCGCGCAGGAGCGCAGGCCGCCGAGGAGCGGGTACGTGGAGCCGGACGACCAGCCCGCGAGGACGATGCCGTAGATGCCGACCGAGGCGACGGCCAGGATGTACAGCATGGCGATCGGCAGGTCGGTGAGCTGCATCGTGGTGCGGTGACCGAAGATCGACACCTCGTTGCCGGCGGGCCCGAACGGGATCACGGCGATCGCCATGAACGCGGGGATCGCGGCGATGATCGGGGCCAGGACGTAGACGACCTTGTCGGCCCGCTTGACGATGACGTCTTCCTTCAGCATCAGCTTGATGCCGTCGGCGAGCGACTGGAGCATGCCCCACGGGCCGTGCCGGTTGGGGCCGATGCGCAGCTGCATCCAGGCGACGACCTTGCGCTCCCACACGATGGAGAACAGCACGGTCACCATCAGGAACGCGAAGCAGAAGACGGCCTTGACGACGACGAGCCACCAGGGGTCGCGGCCGAACAGGGAGAGGTCCTCCGCAGCGAGCGTGATCACGCCTCCACCACCTCCGAGGGGGCATCCGTAACGGCCGGTCCGATGCGGACGACCTGTCCGGGGACCGCGCCGGTGTCGGCGGCGACCCCGCCGCCGACGGAGTTCAGCGGCAGCCACACCACCCGGTCGGGCATGTCGCTGATCCGGAGCGGGAGGCGGACGGTGCCGGCCGGTCCCGCGACCTGGAGCAGGTCGCCGTCCTTGACGCCGGACTCGGCCGCGGTGTCCGCCGAGAGCCGGGCCACGGCCGCGTGCCGGGTGCCGGCCAGCGCCTCGTCGCCCGCCTGGAGCGAGCCCTGGTCGAGCAGCATCCGGTGACCGGCGAGGACCGCTTCGCCCTCGGCGGGCCGGGGCAGCGCCAGCGCCGTCTCCAGGGGCTCGCTCGCGCGCGGCCCGTCCCAGGTGCCGAGCCGCGTCATCTCGCGCCGCACGGCGTGGACGTCGGGCAGGGCGAAGGTGCCGCCGTCGGCGCCGGTGGCGCCCGCGACCGCGTCGGCCAGCATGTGCAGGACCCGCGCGTCCGTGGGCGCCAGGGTGCGGGTCATCTGCTCCGGCTTGAGCGCGGCCTCGAACAGGCGCGCC
Encoded here:
- the nuoI gene encoding NADH-quinone oxidoreductase subunit NuoI, producing the protein MSKSSSKAPAKAGKNPAGSHKSQEPQGSQDTFLNPVAGFGVTFKAMFKKRLTEQYPEQQKVTAPRFHGRHQLNRHPDGLEKCIGCELCAWACPADAIYVEGADNTEEERYSPGERYGRVYQINYARCILCGLCIEACPTRALTMTNEFELADSSRENLIYTKEQLLAGLDDTMVDSPHAIFPGMDEQDYYRGLVTEAAPGTVRQVALSKGERPQEGASTFGDDEPASGKAVGA
- the nuoL gene encoding NADH-quinone oxidoreductase subunit L; its protein translation is MGNTQNLIALLIAAPLLGAAVLLCGGRRLDRAGHWIGTLLAAASFVIGAVLFFDMLGRAADKRTATQHLFSWIPVEGFQANVGFQLDQLSMTFVLLITGVGTLIHIYSIGYMEHDENRRRFFGYLNLFLAAMLLLVLADNYLLLYVGWEGVGLASYLLIGFWQHKPSAATAAKKAFLVNRVGDMGLSIAIMVMFTTFGSFAFSTVLGGAGQASSGRDTAIGLMLLLAACGKSAQVPLQSWLGDAMEGPTPVSALIHAATMVTAGVYLITRSGAVFNAVPDVQTVVVVIGAVTLLFGAIVGCAKDDIKKALAGSTMSQIGYMVLATGLGPIGYVFAIMHLVTHGFFKAGLFLGAGSVMHGMNDEVDMRKYGGLRKYMPVTFVTFGLGYLAIIGFPGLSGFFSKDKIIEAAFAKGGTEGWILGAVTLLGAAITAYYMTRVMVLTFFGEERWKNAKTASPAEPGVEPAAETHGAHAEPHPHESPKTMTIPMIVLAFGSVFAGGIFGIGDRFVKWLEPVTSFSHGDSPVGEWTVTAATMVCLLIGVGLAVAQYGRKPVPAVAPRGSLLTRAARRDLFQDDFNHVVLVRGGEHLTRSLVYLDHSLVDGVVNGTAASVGGLSGRLRKLQNGFARSYAVSMFGGAVVIIAATLLMRAV
- the nuoN gene encoding NADH-quinone oxidoreductase subunit NuoN — encoded protein: MSSSAVHSLWTTAAEGKLDKIPAPHIEYAQLAPTLIVVGAAVIGVLVEAFVPRRARYVTQVFLSVVALAAAFAAVVGLAAGGYGTTKAHIAAMGAVAVDGPALFLQGTILLASIVAVFTFAERRLDPETHGNRVDSFAAQAASVPGSDSEKSALKAGFTTTEVFPLALFAVSGMLVFPAANDLLTLFVALEVFSLPLYLLCALARRKRLMSQEAAVKYFLLGAFSSAFLLFGIALLYGYAGSVSYATIADVVSGSVQNVDPALAGTMGNDALLLIGGAMLLMGLLFKVGAVPFHMWTPDVYQGAPTPVTGFMAAATKVAAFGALLRLLYVVLPGMSWDWRPVMWGVAIITMLGGAVVAITQTDIKRLLAYSSIAHAGFILAGVIATNADGISSVLFYLGAYSFVTIGAFAVVTLVRDAGGEATHLSKWAGLGRRSPLVAAVFAVFLLAFAGIPLTSGFSGKFAVFKAAAEGGAGALVVVGVISSAVAAFFYIRVIVLMFFSEPKADGPTVAVPSPLTMTTIGVGVAVTLVLGVAPQYFLDLAHHASVFVR
- a CDS encoding NADH-quinone oxidoreductase subunit J, with protein sequence MSAPTELLAAAASHTSTGEAFQFWVLGTVAVIGALCTILMKKAVHSALCLAGTMIILAVFYLANGAYFLGVVQIVVYTGAIMMLFLFVVMLVGVTAADSLKETIKGQRWWAAACGLGFGVLLIAGIANASLKSFNGLGQANANGNVEGLATLIFTKYVFAFEITGALLITSAVGAMVLTHRERTERAKTQREMSEERVRGKHLPPLPAPGVYARHNAVDIAGLLPDGSPSELTVNQTLRGRGQIRDVSREALADLKALEQRSEGRLGRGNDSGHGSDAGRDHDLGRDQEEAAK
- the nuoK gene encoding NADH-quinone oxidoreductase subunit NuoK produces the protein MNPVNYLYLAALLFTIGAAGVLIRRNAIVVFMCVELMLNACNLAFVCFSRLHGNLDGQIIAFFTMVVAAAEVVVGLAIIVSLFRSRHSASVDDASLMKL
- the nuoH gene encoding NADH-quinone oxidoreductase subunit NuoH; protein product: MITLAAEDLSLFGRDPWWLVVVKAVFCFAFLMVTVLFSIVWERKVVAWMQLRIGPNRHGPWGMLQSLADGIKLMLKEDVIVKRADKVVYVLAPIIAAIPAFMAIAVIPFGPAGNEVSIFGHRTTMQLTDLPIAMLYILAVASVGIYGIVLAGWSSGSTYPLLGGLRSCAQMISYEIAMGAAFASVFLYSGSMSTSKIVEAQGDRWYIVLLPVSFIIYIVTMVGETNRAPFDMPESEGDLVGGFNTEYSSIKFAMFMLAEYVNMVTVSAVSVTLFLGGWRAPWPISTFWEGANHGWWPMLWFVIKVQLLLFFFIWLRGTLPRVRYDQLMKLGWKVLIPVSVVWLMMVATVRALHNEGYGFSKIVLYVGGAVVALLLLSFVVDVFRSKKEDEQAQTPPAAFDPMAGGFPVPPLPGQTLPPVPRRRPRQERELIVSGGADTQSDGEGREGDGV
- a CDS encoding NADH-quinone oxidoreductase subunit M yields the protein MSFPLLTATAALPALGAVATAAVPAARRTAAKWLALLVSVGTLVLAAIQLVRFEPGGARYQLTESHAWIKDFGVRYELGVDGIGVALIGLTALLIPFIIAAGWHDADPLETHSSRWRPTQGFFALILAVEAMVVLSFEATDVFLFYILFEAMLIPMYFLIGGFGDRAHAQGDEAAATQRSYAAVKFLLYNLVGGLIMLAAVIGLYVVAGSFSLNEIAAARASGSLHMATNTERLLFLGFFFAFAVKAPLWPLHTWLPNAMGEATAPVAVLITAVVDKVGTFAMLRFCLQLFPEASKWATPVIVVLAVISIIYGALLAVGQRDIKRLVAYASISHFGFIVMGIFAMTSQGQSGATLYMVNHGISTAALMLVAGFLISRRGSRLISDYGGVQKVAPVLAGTFLIGGLATLSLPGLAPFVSEFLVLVGTFSRYPVAGVVATLGIVLAALYVLVLYQRTMTGPVKAEVQGMPDLKVRELLVVAPLIALLIFLGVYPKPLTDIVNPAVRHTMSDVHKKDPNPAVEAAK